A single genomic interval of Pseudomonadota bacterium harbors:
- a CDS encoding ATP-binding protein, giving the protein MPESTPSTELLERALLRERRARKRAEQLLELKSRELFESNQSLEQASVRLNKKVLQRTLALEAERKRAQDEAEFLTTTLDAISQGVSVFDSQLRLRNWNKNLSVILSLPPDLLREGQSLQELLLFCAERGDYGEGDPHTLMHERLTTLKQRRERGQYQEVSQRANGKHIAISSRVLRNGGIVTTYSDITEQKRTEHTLVAQKHALGEQVAQLQTLGRSLEEAHDMAQSANRAKSRFVAMISHDIRTPVNGLLGTLTLLEQTALDDEQQELLSLSLDSGEQLRGLLADLIELSQADAGAIRLESTRFDLPKFVDKVAATWRAAAVKKGLTFDTTISGDLPHVVVGDAGRVRQILENLLSNAVKYSTDGGIRLHVDRVGGRVRFRVEDTGYGIAQEDQRRLFDHFTRVGQSARGIRGFGLGLAITRHLVELMKGEISLESELGVGSCFTVELPLPEVRNERDEAEPVRWSERRLRNAAGEPPRVLVAEDLATNQLIAKAYLERMGAVVELADNGQEAIDAVAAKAYDVVLMDVDMPIVGGFEAIRRIRSMAGVRADLPIIMATAFADADTRLRCSFMDVQGFVEKPIQPHLLWEVVQCALTPTLDLDKPDEVQETGEGDGIDRTVLNEMLEGLAGEPAAGLMQMASRDMGQMLEAIEVATEDQQLAHVAHKLKSLGGSFGAVQVGELARQLDRACRRGDADPAAVAAMRKELLQEGRRALGALNRYREERSSLAAS; this is encoded by the coding sequence ATGCCTGAGTCGACCCCCAGCACCGAGCTGCTCGAACGCGCGCTGCTGCGCGAGCGTCGGGCGCGCAAGCGCGCCGAGCAGTTGCTCGAGCTCAAGAGTCGCGAGCTGTTCGAGAGCAATCAGAGCCTCGAGCAAGCGAGCGTTCGCCTGAACAAGAAGGTGCTGCAACGAACGCTGGCCCTGGAGGCCGAGCGCAAGCGAGCGCAGGACGAGGCGGAGTTCCTCACCACCACCCTGGATGCGATCAGTCAGGGGGTGAGCGTCTTCGACTCGCAGCTGCGCCTGCGCAATTGGAACAAGAACCTCTCGGTGATATTGAGCCTGCCGCCAGATCTGCTGCGCGAGGGGCAGTCCCTGCAGGAGTTGTTGCTCTTCTGCGCCGAGCGGGGTGACTACGGCGAGGGCGATCCGCACACCTTGATGCATGAGCGCCTCACGACGCTCAAGCAGCGGCGCGAGCGCGGTCAGTACCAAGAGGTGAGTCAGCGCGCCAACGGCAAGCACATCGCCATCAGCAGCCGCGTGCTGCGCAACGGCGGCATCGTCACCACCTACTCTGACATCACCGAGCAGAAGCGCACCGAACACACGCTGGTGGCGCAGAAGCATGCCCTGGGCGAGCAGGTGGCGCAGCTGCAAACCCTCGGTCGCTCCCTCGAGGAAGCGCACGACATGGCGCAGTCGGCGAACCGCGCGAAGTCGCGCTTCGTGGCGATGATCAGCCACGACATCCGCACGCCTGTGAACGGCCTGCTCGGCACCTTGACCTTGCTGGAGCAGACTGCCCTCGATGACGAGCAGCAAGAGCTTCTCTCCCTTTCCCTGGACTCCGGTGAGCAGCTACGGGGTTTGCTAGCGGACCTCATCGAACTCAGCCAGGCGGATGCCGGCGCGATCCGCTTGGAGAGCACCCGCTTCGACCTGCCGAAGTTCGTCGACAAGGTAGCTGCGACCTGGCGCGCCGCGGCGGTGAAGAAGGGCCTTACCTTCGACACCACCATCAGCGGCGACCTCCCCCACGTCGTCGTTGGCGACGCTGGGCGCGTGCGCCAGATCCTCGAGAACCTGCTCTCCAATGCGGTGAAGTACTCCACCGACGGCGGCATTCGCCTGCACGTCGATCGGGTGGGTGGCCGGGTGCGCTTTCGCGTGGAGGACACAGGCTACGGCATCGCCCAGGAAGATCAGCGACGGCTCTTCGATCACTTCACGCGCGTGGGGCAGTCGGCGCGAGGCATCCGTGGTTTCGGGTTGGGATTGGCGATCACCCGTCACCTCGTGGAATTGATGAAGGGCGAGATCTCCCTGGAGAGTGAACTCGGCGTCGGCAGCTGCTTCACTGTCGAGCTACCGCTCCCCGAGGTGCGCAACGAGCGCGACGAGGCGGAGCCGGTGCGCTGGAGTGAACGCCGCCTGCGCAACGCCGCGGGAGAGCCGCCCCGCGTGCTCGTGGCAGAAGACCTCGCGACCAATCAGCTCATCGCCAAGGCCTACCTCGAGCGCATGGGCGCGGTGGTGGAACTCGCGGACAACGGGCAGGAGGCGATCGACGCGGTCGCCGCCAAAGCTTACGACGTGGTGCTGATGGATGTGGACATGCCCATCGTGGGCGGCTTCGAGGCTATCCGCCGCATTCGGTCCATGGCCGGGGTACGCGCCGACCTGCCCATTATCATGGCGACGGCCTTCGCCGACGCCGATACGCGCCTGCGGTGCAGTTTCATGGATGTGCAAGGCTTCGTGGAGAAACCGATTCAGCCCCACCTTCTGTGGGAAGTGGTGCAGTGCGCCCTGACGCCGACGCTGGATCTGGACAAGCCGGACGAGGTGCAGGAGACGGGCGAGGGCGATGGCATCGACCGCACCGTCCTGAACGAAATGCTGGAGGGCCTCGCCGGTGAACCAGCGGCCGGGTTGATGCAGATGGCCTCGCGCGATATGGGGCAGATGCTCGAGGCGATCGAGGTGGCCACGGAAGATCAACAGCTGGCGCATGTAGCGCACAAGCTCAAGAGCCTCGGCGGCAGCTTCGGTGCCGTGCAAGTCGGGGAGCTCGCCCGTCAACTCGATCGGGCGTGTCGCCGCGGCGATGCGGACCCGGCCGCGGTGGCGGCGATGCGCAAGGAATTGTTGCAGGAAGGTCGTCGCGCCCTCGGCGCGCTCAACCGCTACCGGGAGGAACGATCATCGCTCGCCGCGTCCTGA
- a CDS encoding sigma-54 dependent transcriptional regulator, translating to MLAAHLEGGAYQCTLVESLSDARRAIAEHDYDVLLLDLQLPDGDGLDLAETLRRDEYPAAVVVITADGSISRAVEAMRRGAHDFLVKPVSKSRLLTTVDNALQLQSLRREVTAYRREKPVGEYHGFVGGSLVMQSVYRAIENVAQSKATVFISGESGTGKEVAANAIHRAGPRASGPFVPLNCGAIPKDLIESELFGHLKGAFTGAIADRPGAALSAHGGTLFLDEICEMDVQLQTKLLRFLQTSLIQPIGGNELREVDVRVICATNRDPMAEVRAGRFREDLYYRLNVLPIALPPLRDRGDDILQLARTFLRAFAAEEHREFEDFDAQATTLLAEHRWPGNVRELQNAVRNIVVLNQGTHVTAPMVQAVPGFGEDPQGQVTALVGASNAAPLASGAAAEVDAQTPVAARTGYVPLGGKLRDIERQVIEGTLDMVDGSVPQAAKILGVSPSTLYRKLEGWSRHAS from the coding sequence TTGCTCGCGGCCCATCTCGAAGGCGGTGCCTACCAGTGCACGCTCGTGGAGTCCCTGAGCGATGCCCGCCGGGCGATCGCCGAGCACGACTACGATGTGCTGTTGCTCGATCTGCAGTTGCCCGACGGCGACGGCCTGGACCTCGCCGAGACCCTGCGTCGCGATGAATACCCGGCTGCCGTGGTGGTGATCACCGCGGACGGCTCCATCTCGCGCGCGGTGGAAGCGATGCGCCGCGGGGCGCACGACTTCCTGGTCAAACCCGTCTCCAAGAGCCGGTTGCTCACCACCGTCGACAACGCCCTGCAGCTGCAGTCCCTGCGCCGCGAGGTCACCGCCTATCGGCGAGAGAAGCCGGTAGGTGAGTACCACGGCTTCGTCGGTGGCTCTCTGGTCATGCAGTCGGTATACCGCGCCATCGAGAACGTCGCCCAGTCGAAGGCGACCGTGTTTATCTCCGGCGAGAGCGGGACCGGCAAGGAAGTGGCGGCGAACGCCATCCACCGGGCCGGGCCACGCGCGTCGGGACCCTTCGTGCCCCTCAACTGCGGCGCCATCCCCAAGGACCTCATCGAGAGCGAGTTGTTCGGTCACCTGAAGGGCGCGTTCACCGGCGCCATCGCTGACCGGCCCGGCGCGGCGCTCTCCGCCCACGGCGGCACCCTGTTCCTGGATGAGATCTGCGAGATGGACGTGCAGCTGCAGACCAAGCTCCTGCGCTTCCTGCAAACCTCACTGATCCAACCGATCGGGGGCAATGAGCTGCGCGAGGTGGACGTGCGGGTGATCTGCGCGACCAACCGCGACCCGATGGCCGAGGTGCGCGCCGGTCGCTTCCGCGAGGATCTGTACTACCGCCTCAATGTGCTGCCCATCGCCCTGCCGCCCCTGCGCGATCGTGGCGATGACATCCTGCAGCTGGCCCGCACCTTCCTGCGCGCCTTCGCCGCAGAGGAGCACCGCGAGTTCGAGGACTTCGATGCGCAGGCGACGACGCTGCTCGCCGAACACCGCTGGCCCGGCAACGTGCGCGAGTTGCAGAACGCGGTTCGCAATATCGTCGTGTTGAACCAGGGCACCCACGTGACCGCGCCCATGGTGCAAGCGGTGCCGGGCTTCGGTGAGGATCCACAGGGTCAGGTGACGGCCCTCGTCGGCGCGTCGAACGCCGCGCCGCTTGCTTCGGGCGCCGCCGCGGAGGTCGATGCGCAAACGCCTGTCGCCGCACGTACCGGCTACGTGCCCCTCGGCGGCAAGCTGCGCGACATCGAGCGCCAGGTGATCGAGGGCACCCTGGACATGGTGGACGGCTCCGTGCCGCAAGCCGCGAAGATCCTGGGCGTGTCGCCCTCCACCCTGTACCGCAAGCTCGAAGGCTGGAGTCGCCACGCCAGCTAG
- a CDS encoding polysaccharide biosynthesis/export family protein, whose translation MYPPNLRLLLPGLVAGLGLLGGCVSAVQAPSNLYEASLGDAPYMDERVSFRRGAALAVEELDALNRDACREAAQPSSYPEAAYTPVDVATSIDLPLSPGDMVRVSIEGDELLSGTYVLAPDGRLHIPHLAPLIASGFRPSDVESMLAAMLVAERFYRQGALRLSLQVVDYGPVQVFVSGAVFGPGMREINVRRAEDQPEARLDAPGDAPGGRRLSVALQAAGGVRPDADLANVVLTRAGRRRIIDLRGALDGAPFDDLPLIAGDQVHVTSRACFQPELARPSAVTPPGIRVFMSNLTRPAPGNALAAIGRDAWSLPYGTRLLQALVSANCVGGTQATNANRYAVLISRNPLTGRSEVISRPVEALVRRADRDGFDPYLLPGDAIACYDSAVINLGDVLAGAWGASRALGLPGTGG comes from the coding sequence ATGTACCCACCGAACCTCCGTCTGTTGCTGCCAGGCCTCGTCGCTGGTCTGGGTCTCCTGGGGGGATGCGTCAGCGCCGTGCAGGCGCCGAGCAACCTATACGAGGCCTCCCTGGGTGACGCGCCCTACATGGATGAGCGTGTGTCCTTCCGCCGTGGGGCGGCGCTCGCCGTGGAGGAACTCGACGCCCTCAACCGCGATGCCTGTCGCGAGGCGGCCCAACCCTCGTCCTACCCCGAGGCGGCGTACACGCCCGTCGACGTGGCGACCAGCATCGATCTCCCCCTGTCCCCGGGGGACATGGTGCGGGTCAGTATCGAGGGCGATGAGCTGCTGTCCGGCACCTACGTGCTGGCCCCGGACGGTCGCTTGCACATCCCGCACCTAGCGCCTTTGATCGCTTCGGGATTTCGCCCGTCCGACGTGGAATCCATGCTGGCCGCGATGCTGGTGGCGGAGCGCTTCTATCGCCAAGGTGCGCTGCGCCTGAGCCTGCAGGTGGTGGACTACGGACCGGTCCAGGTGTTCGTTTCCGGCGCCGTGTTCGGCCCCGGCATGCGGGAGATCAACGTGCGTCGGGCGGAGGATCAGCCCGAGGCTCGCCTCGACGCCCCCGGTGACGCCCCCGGCGGGCGGCGCCTGAGCGTGGCCCTGCAGGCCGCGGGGGGCGTGCGGCCGGATGCGGATCTGGCGAACGTGGTCCTGACCCGCGCTGGACGTCGTCGCATCATCGATCTTCGCGGTGCCCTGGACGGTGCCCCCTTCGACGACCTACCCCTGATCGCCGGGGATCAGGTGCACGTGACGAGCCGCGCGTGCTTCCAGCCGGAGCTCGCGCGACCGAGCGCCGTGACCCCGCCGGGCATCCGCGTGTTCATGTCCAACCTCACCCGGCCTGCACCGGGCAACGCCCTGGCCGCGATCGGCCGCGACGCCTGGTCGCTGCCCTACGGCACCCGCCTGCTGCAGGCCTTGGTGTCGGCGAACTGCGTAGGCGGCACGCAAGCCACCAATGCCAACCGCTACGCCGTGCTGATCAGCCGTAACCCCCTCACCGGGCGCAGCGAAGTGATCAGCCGCCCGGTTGAAGCACTCGTTAGGCGGGCGGACCGGGACGGCTTCGACCCCTACCTGCTGCCGGGCGATGCCATCGCCTGCTACGACAGTGCCGTGATCAACCTCGGCGATGTGCTGGCCGGCGCCTGGGGCGCCTCGCGGGCCCTGGGCCTGCCAGGCACCGGCGGATGA